TGTATCACTATTTATTGATAAGGGGGACAAAAGAACAAGATGAAAGTCCACTAACATTCGttcctactacatgccaggtaccACATCTGTGTCACATACTAGCTACCACACCTCTGTCACACCTGGCCTATGTTCAGTAAAATGTTTGTTGACAGGATGAATGAATCCTCCATCTTCATtctgcaaaagaaatgaaaactcaggAAGGTTGGGCAATTAACATAAGGTCACTttgtaagtagcagagctgggatctgaacccaggtttGCTGACTCATTCATATTCACTGCTGCTTAAAAATCATCCCCAAATTTGGTGAACCTAACAAACAGCCCAAAGGCAAGGGAGATATGTTCTTTGACATCACATGCTACAGAGATGCCCATGGAGGTCAGGATTATGAAGTACCAGGGAAGATAGTTTAGTAGAGGGAGGTAAAGAAGCCAAAGAAATATTCTTACTGTTTATACCATGTCCCCATctaatcaaaagcttttctgccTCACTAGTGGAAGTGCACTTTTCTTCCTCACTAGTGGAAGTGCACTTTTCTTCAGCCACCTCTCTAAGTTAGCAAAGTATGACTCTCTAAGTCAAAGTATGACTCTGGTTAACTTTCAGCTCAGTGACTCTCAGGCTTTCTGTATTTAATCCACAGAAGTGTGCatttatataacttatatatatggtatatatatttgtatatacatgtatatgtgtatatttacatgtatacatatgtatgtttgAGACAAAAGTTTTATAAATCAATATTCCTTACTCTATGTGATgtattattatttcatatattctttCATCCTACTTTTTTCATGCTGGCCAAGAATGTCTAAATTAATTCTGCAATCCCATTTCAACTTCTCCTTTGAAACCCCCTACCTTAGTAGATAAGCACCTGTAACCCCAGGAATATTTAGGATTAAGTACAGAAGTACGAAGTAAATCAGTCATAGCATTAACATTttccattacatttttttaaatttatttatttttggctgcattgggtcttcattgctgcgaactgctttctctagttgcagcgagcaggggccactgttcgttgcaatgcgcgggcttctcactgtggtggcttctcttgttctggagcatgggctctaagtacgtgggcttcagtagttatggcatgtgggctcagtagttgtggctcacaggctctagagcgcaggctcagtagttctggcgcacgggGGCtaagctgctccatggcatgtgggatcttccccgaccagggctcaaacctgtgtcccctgcgttggcaggctgagtcttaaccactgcgccaccagggaagcccttccattaCATTTTGGAAACTTCTATTTAATTTGGTAATTATAATGTTTAAGAGAATTTAATATTCTGATGTAATAGATTAATTTTgcaattccattttaaaatgtgagatgGAGTGACTGATTCAGACTCATGACTGTAAGTGGATACATGTAACAAAATTCAAGCACATTTGCAAGCAATATTGAGACTATGCGATTTTAAGATTTAAGATTAAGTAAAGTTTATTGGGTTTTAAGAGTgagctcagggacttccctggtggtgccgtggttaagaatctcctgccaatgcaagggacacaggttcgatccctggcctgggaagatctcacatgccacggagcaactaagcccatgcgccacaactactgagcctgcactctagagcccgtgagccacaactactgagcccttgtgccacaactactgaagcctgcacgccagagcccatgctccacaagagcagccaccgcaatgagaagcccacgcaccgcgaagagtagcccccgctctctgcaactagagaaagcccgtgcgcagcaacacagacgcaatgcagccaaaaataaatagacaaaataaataattacaaaaaaagagTGAGCTCAGTAATTGGATCTTGTCAAATAACTGCATTGCTTAAGAAAATaccttaaaattataaatgcacgTTAGCTGTGGGAATTTAAGTTATAAAAAAATCCCCGTAAGATGACTTACTTTTAAATTTACCAGCATATATACCACTTTGGGGTAACCAGGATTTGGATTTATAACtctaatattaattattaaagcaaaagtaatttcaaaatagTCGCCCGAGTGCCCAAAAGCTGCCCCGAGGACACGGAAGCAGCTCCAGTTCACTCGGAGCTAACCGGGTGTTAAGAATTTAGGGCCGTGCACTAGGGCGAGCGACACGTGGCCCCGCAAAAGGAGCAGGGTTCTGCAGAAGCAGGGAACGAGAAACCGACCTAGGAAGAGGTGGGATCATCGTTCTTTCTTACTTCAGCGCCTGACGCccttatttttaagaagaaataaaaaacaatttaaaagcacGAAGCCAGCCACTAGGAATCACGATGCCTCAGGGTCTGCGCCAGCGCACCCCAGGCCCCGCTTCCGTCCCGGTAAGGACGGGAGGGCGCGCGGACCCGGGGCTCCAAACAGGGTCGTCCCCAGTGCCCGGCGGGGCCGAAAGGGGTCATGAGGTCGCCTGGGTCCAGAGATCCCCGGCGCTGAGGACAGTGGGCTCCGCAATAGTTTCTGCCCGGAAGGATCGCCGCGGCCCGCGCGGGGGCCTCCAGCCCGGATTCCACAGAGCTCTGCTGCCCGTAATTTACAGGATGAAAACATGAGGGATTGGACAGTTATCCGGAAAAGAGCCATTCCAAACCGTTTTGCCCCCTCGGCCCCGCGCGTCCCCAGCAACCAAGCCTCAGCCGAGGCCGGAAAAAGCGCACTCGCGCCCCAGCCCTGCGGGCCGTACCACTCCGGCGAACCCCCTCCGAAGGCGCGGAAAGGTACAGTCCCCGGCCTCTGATTGGCCGACGACGCGGGGGCGCGGCCTCCGGAGCCTGGTTCTGCGCTCCAGAACCCGCTCGCCGCAGTGCGAGCTGGGCCAGGAGCGAGCGCCATGGTGAGGAGTGGTTGCGGGTTGCCGGCGAGGCGGAGGCCATGGTTTGGGCCTGGGTTCTGGCCGGGGCCCGGGCCTGCCCGGGGAGCGAAGCCAGGCGAACGCGGGGGCCGCGCTGACGCTCGCGCCCCGGCTCCTTTTCCAGGTGCTGCTGCACGTGCTCTTCGAGCATGCGGTTGGCTACGCGCTGCTGGCGCTGAAGGAAGTAGAGGAGATAAGCCTGCTGCTACCGCAGGTGAGTGGACGCGGTGGGCTCTCCCGGCCGCGCCGCAGCCCCTCGGGCAGCGCGGGCCCCAGCATGCACCGCGCGCTCCCACGTGGCCGGCCGCGCGTTGGGGGGTGCGCTGTGCGCTACAGCTCAAGAACAGGGGGTGCCTACCTGCATTCGTGATTAGAATCGTGTTAGAAGCATTTAAGTCTCCCGCATTCGAATTTGTGTGCACTCTCTACAAAATGCAGATTTTCATATTTGcgtaaagagcaaataaaactatatgaaaaatgcaaaaatataagaaagtaaatCTCCCGGACTCCACCCCGTACCGATGAAGCGGAACCGGGATTTAGGGCCCGTGATCCgttcatttttaaagtgttcgGTTGGTCCAGACCTGCAGCTGCTTTACTGCGCCctagaggcaagagggagggaaggaaactaCTCATCGTCTTTCTCTCCCCCAGGTGGAGGAGTGCGTGCTGAACCTGGGCAAGTTCCACAACATCGTTCGTCTCGTGGCATTTTGTCCCTTTTCCTCGTCCCAGGTTGCCTTGGAAAATGCCAACGCTGTGTCTGAAGGTGAGTTTGCCACTAAATATTTTAGGGAGATAAGCCTGCTACTGTTAACCTTTTAAATTGCACACTCTAGGATGTAGGCCTTATTTCTTGTGGGCACTGTAGTGATAAATGATTCCTAAATGAAatctggctggggtggggggactggTATAATACTAGACCCAATCAAATGTGGTTTTCTGCTACTTTGTTCAATTGATTTTGATACCAAAAGCCAAGAGAAAGAGGTTTGGTCCCAGAAGGTAAATCCAGTACTAAATGCTCCTGTTGTGCTCCAGGGTGTTTTTTAAGCTGTCAgtaatgtattttatacttacgTTATTGGGCCCGAGTCGTGTTCCTCCCATGGTTGATGCAGGCTTTGCAGTGATGACCTGAGTCTGTCAATCCCCTGAGTATAATCACTGATGTCTCCATGTCTCTGAGCAAAGCCTGAAGGGGAGGGCTCTAGGCACACCATCCTAGCATGCTCTGCAAGACCAACGTAAGATCAGTCTGTCAGTGATCAGTTGAGGGGACAggattcctttttataatttaagCATCCTTCAGCATGTTAGTGGGATCTCTGTTCTTTGCCCTGAGGTGTTGTTCATGAGGACCTCCGCCTGCTCTTGGAGACTCACCTACCatccaaaaagaagaaagtgctcctgggggttggggaccccaaGATAGGTGCTGCTATACAAGAGGAGTTAGGGTACAACTGCCAGACTGGAGGTGTCATAGCCGAGATCCTTCGAGGTGAGACCATCTATTGACATTTTTGAATTCTGGGTGGGGGTGTCTAGAAACTCATTAGGCTTAAGGTTGCTTTTTGGAAGCCCTCCTGCTTGGCTGGTGCCCGTGGGTGCAGGAGCTAGCTCAGCCCTTCCTTGCTCACAGTGTTGCCCTCCTCCAGGAGTCCGTCTGCACTTCCACAACCTGGTGAAGGGTCTGACTGATCTGTCTGCTTGTAAAGCCCAACTGGGGCTGGGACACAGCTATTCTCGTGCCAAAGTTAAGTTTAATGTGAACCGAGTGGACAATATGATTATCCAGTCCATTAGCCTCCTGGACCAGCTGGATAAGGACATCAATACCTTCTCCATGCGTGTCAGGTAAAGTGCAGGGGTGACCCCTTAGAAACAAGGTCTTGGGTCTGTGGTTTAGCTAATTTTGAATCTTGAAATCAGGACTGGCTCCTGTGGGTAGAACCGCGTGGGGTGGAGCTGGGCCTCCTGGTGCTTACCACAGGCTGTGTTCTTACACTGACTGTATAGAAAGAGGAGGCAGAGTAAACGCACCTCATATACACCTCAGCCCAGGCCCTTTGCCTGGTCTGTATTGTGAATGGGGGGACATGGAGTTGAGGTTTTGGATCTGATTTGTTCCAGTTTCCTCCAGGCAAAGAGTAGATCTGGAGAGGGCTGAGGCTATAGCTTTGAGACATGGCAGCTGGGCCATGGAGTGATTGTGGCTCTTTGCAGGGAGTGGTATGGATATCACTTTCCTGAGCTGGTAAAGATCATCAATGACAATGCTACATACTGCCGCCTTGCTCAGTTCATTGGAAACCGAAGGGAGCTGAATGAAGAAAAGTTGGAGAAGCTGGAGGAGCTGACAATGGATGCAGCCAAGGCTAAGGCTATTCTGGATGCCTCGCGGTCCTCCATGGGTCAGTATAGAGCCTGGCAGCCAAAATAAGGTACAGGGCTCTGAATACTGGGCTCCTGCATTCATACTTGATGTCCCTTAGGCATGGACATATCAGCCATTGACTTGATAAACATCGAGAGCTTCTCCAGTCGTGTGGTGTCTTTGTCAGAGTACCGCCAAAGCCTACACACTTACCTGCGATCCAAGATGAGCCAAGTAGCCCCCAGCCTATCCGCCCTAATTGGGGAAGCGGTGCGTCATGGGAACCAAAAAATGGGGGATTAAGGAATTACCATGTATATTTGTATTGCTGTATGTCCTGACCCATCATATCTTCCTCAGTTGTACTTGATGGGGAGGAGGTGAAGCAGGATTATGCAGTTGGTAGGTTGGCAATCCCAGCTTCTCTAATTCCTTGAATCCTTCTCCAGGTAGGTGCACGTCTCATTGCTCACGCTGGCAGTCTCACCAATCTGGCCAAGTATCCAGCATCCACAGTGCAGATCCTTGGGGCTGAAAAGGCCCTGTTCAGGTACCAGTGAGGGCACCTGCCCACACTCAGGTGCCACTTCTGGTGCCCACTGCTTGTTTGGGGATCACGGTGATGGTTGCCCAGGGCTCCCTGACCTGTACAGGCCTCTGCTATGGGGGTGATGGCCAGTCCTGGTGTCTGAGTGATTCCCTGGGCCCAGCACAGGGACCAACTTTCCAGGTCAGCGACATTGGAtgccttccctctgcctctgggAGTGGTGGCTTGGCATGAGGTGGGGTAGAGACCCATCCCAGCCTGAGGCTTACCTGGAAacagggaagaggggaagggaggcgCTGCCTTAGCTAACGCGGTTGAAATTTCTGATCTTAAAACTCTCCACTGAATATTCTTCTCCCAGAGCCCTGAAGACAAGGGGTAACACCCCAAAATATGGACTCATTTTCCACTCTACCTTCATTGGCCGAGCAGCTGCCAAGAACAAAGGCCGCATCTCCCGATACCTGGCAAACAAATGCAGTATTGCCTCACGAATCGATTGCTTCTCTGGTATGGGTGGGGAAGTTGgcagttgggagggagggaggctgactACCCTAGCAGCTTCTACAATGATGGCAGTATTTTTCGTCAACAGCAGTTCACCTAGTGAGTGTTGATAACTTTGGGTCTGAGTGAAGCTGAGGGTAGAGGGAATACTGGGGGTGGTGAGTAGTTTGTCCCTTTAGAGACTGACGTGCTATGTTTACTTACATGCATATCCAGAGGTACCAACCAGTGTATTTGGGGAGAAGCTTCGAGAACAAGTTGAGGAGCGGCTGTCCTTCTATGAGACTGGAGAGATTCCACGAAAGAATCTGGATGTCATGAAGGAGGCAATGGTTCAGGTCAGTTTGGGTCAGGTCAGGTGGGGAGAACCAGAGCTGGCTGTTGGAGTTGATGAACTGTCTTAGCCTGACCATGTAGAGTGGAGGCATAAAACTGATTTAATGAGCCTGATCCAATAAAGCCAAGAGAGAGACCTGGGGAACCAGAGGTCTTCAAGCCTTCTCAGCACTTTTCTTTGGCCAGGCAGAGGAAGCGGCTGCTGAGATTACTAGAAAGCTGGAGAAACAGGAGAAGAAACgcttgaagaaggaaaagaaaaggctggCTGCGATTGCCCTGGCGTCTTCAGAAAACAGCAGTAGTACCCTGGAGGAATGTGAGGTCAGTAGTAGACAGCCCTTACCCCTGGGTGAAGATCTTAAGCCATAGGACAGAAAACAGCAGAACAGAGGATATGCCACCTCAAGTCAAGGTCTGGAATACAGGCTTTTGGACTGAAATAAGGATCTGAAACCTCTAAAACTACCTCTTGATTCTATAGGAAGGAGATAGGTGCTGAGAGAACTCGCTCAAGAGCCCAGAGCGCTGGTTTGTAGCAACACCTGTTCACTGGGCTAGTGTGTTCTGTCCTTGGCTGCTTCCCAGGAGTCCTCAACTGTGGGTAGTGTAAATTCCTGCTCTGCTTGTTCCCAGACATATCTAGAAATGGTAGCATTTCATACTGGGGGTTGAGGGCAGGGAGGGCTCCAGTGTGCTATGTTAGAATCATTCTCCCTGGGATTGTCGTTGTGCCCAGTCCGCCAATGTTTCAGGGTCCACTCTGGAACTTGGTGTCATGATTCTTTTGCAACCAGCATGGTAGGGCTTTCTGTAAATTACTTATTGGGCTTAGATAATTGTGTATTCTCCCTACATTTTAAGTGATTGGCCGGGTCGTGGGTGGTGGTGGTCTTACTGGGCTTAGATAATTGTGTATTCTCCCTACCTTCTAAGTGAttggccggggggcgggggggggggtgtcaccTTTGACATGCATTTCCAGAGTTAGAGccatacaatttaaaaatcatccCAGAAACACTGGACAATTTTAACACCATTTCTATCCACCAGTCTTTCTGCCCTGGGTACTTAACAGCTGGAATTCTAACGGGGTGTGTGCACGTGTTCATACAATGGATGACACTCTTTCAtgcccatttttccctttctgccatCAGGAGACAAGTGAAAgacccaaaaagaagaaaaagcaaaagccccaggaggctcctcaggagaatggaatggaagaCCCATCTGTCTCCTCCAaacccaaaaaaaagaaatcttttcccAAGGAGGAGCTGGTTAGTGATCTTGAAGAGACAGCTGGCAGTGGAAGTCTTACCAAGAGGAAGAAATCATTCCCCAAAGAGGAACCAGATAGTGACCCTGAAGAGTCAGGAAACAAGAGGGTccccaagaaaaagaggaaattctcTTCCAAGGAGGAGCCTCTTAGCAGTGGACCTGAAGAGGCTGCTGCCAGCAAGAACAGCagctccaagaaaaagaaaaagctccgAAAGCTATCCCAGGAAAATTAGAATGGACATTTCCCTAGTAGGGCATAACTTACAGAGATATTTCCCAGCCCATCCCCTAtagcccaataaaaataaaaacaaattcacgAGTCGTATCATGTCATATGTTTTATTGGACACCTTACATGGTGGGACCTATGGGTTGGACAGGGCACCAATGACCGCCTCAGTGAAGTCTTGGCAGATGGCATAACCACCCATGTGAGAAGTTCGAACCTGTGGGGGAGAACTGTCATCACCTCTGTGGCCTGGGCCCCATCCCTAACCCCCCACCACCTAAGTTCCCTAAGGAAGCCAGCCCCAGACAACCTAGGCTCTGCCCAGAAGGTGATAATGGTCTACAGGTTTAGGGCACTTCTCTGGTCCACTGTACTGAAGGGAGGTGTACGGTCCTTGTGAGGCTGGAGGGAATAAAGGGCTCTAGCCCCCATAGGGGTGCAGGTGGCCGATGACAGACTTGATGAAGTCGGTTGTGGTGCTGTAGCCGCCCATGTCTCGAGTCCGCACCTACAGCCACCACCGGCAACAGCcgtggggaagaaaagagagccCATGAAGGCAGGGAAGTATGATGGAAATGGAATCCAAAGAGGGTGACAAGGccagaaaaagaagacaatgcAGCAGAGATGCAAGGAGGTGGCCAGGTTTGGAAGAGCATGGACCCATCCATTCCTGTCTTTTGAGGGCCAGAGCCACTGTTCCGAGTTCTGCTGTGGCCTGGGCGAGGGTGGGAAGCTGAGCATGAGTGAGAAGGGAAATGCAGATTGGAGACAGGAGAAGGATGCCTCGGGGGAAATAGAGAAGACCAGGTGGAAGCACAGATGACTGGCAGGGGAATGGCAGATGATGGGCTTCCAGGTGTGGAGGAAGTGGCACTGGTGCCTCATCCTGCCAGCTATCTCCCTCTGCTCCTCCATCTCCCCTTCGATAGGAAGCTGCAAGTTCTGCATTAAGATGGCCAATTAAAGTGCCAATGGATGGAGCAGGAAAGAGGGAATAGCAGATGGGAACTAGGAAGCAAAGGAGAGATCAAGAGGATGAAACAGCCAAGAGAAGGGAAATGAACAGccctgacaggactgggggaaaagcAGAGAGCAGAGGCTCTTGGGACCTGGAGGGAAAGGAGGCCCCAACTCAGGTTCCCCAGAAAGTCCTGCCGAGACCCTAAACCCCACAGCCTTTCTAAACTCACCTTGCCGACTTTGATCACCTTCTTCACCGCATCTGCAATCGTGTTGGAATGATGCTCGAGACTGTCAATGTGGAcagaaagaaactgagattctCCCCACATCATCCCCCTGATTTCCCCACCTGTGCTCCCCGAACAACAGCCAGCTGCCTCCCCGGGCTGACAGTGACCTACTTGAGATGCCGCAGCATGTTGGAAGCTGACAACAGCATGGCTGTGGGGTTGGCTATATTCCTGCCCACCGCCTGGGCAAATGGATGCCGGGCACCCTGTGGAAAGAGGAGCAGGCCAgagtcactgggggcagacattcTGCAGAAGCTGAGGTCAGGGAAGGGCATTAGAATGAAAGGTCAAGCCAGGAACACCGAGAAGATGTAAGGGTTGGGAGGACAGAAGCAGGCCAGGGTCACTTAGGAGGGGGATGCACTGGGGGAGAGCTATCAAGGGGACCTGAGGTCAGAAGAAGGGCACAGAGAGGGCTGAGGGAGGTGGTGACTTCACTCACCGTCTCAAAGACTGCATACTCTGCACTGTAGCTCTCACCAGGGACCACACCAGCTCCCCCAACCAGGCCAGCAGCCAGATTGTCAATAATGTTCCCATAGAGGTTGGGCATCACCAGCACATCAAACTGGTAAGGATTCTGCACCAGCTGGGGGCAAAATGTGGGCATGGAGGAGACGTAAATCCTATTCCCTGCCTTGCTCAGCATTGAGAATGGAGACACCGGAAGGGCCTCACCTGCATGCAGCAGTTGTCTATGATCATTGTCTCAAACTTGATCTTGGGGTACAGTTCAGCAACTTCCTCACAGCACTGCAGGAACAACCCATCCCCCAGTTTCCTGTCCATGGACCAAAGGGAACATTCAGCCGATAGAGTGCAGGGAGCTACCTTCCCATGAACCTACCCCATGCAAAGCCACGTCCCTCACATGATATTGGCCTTGTGGACAGCTGTGACCTTGCCCCGCCCCTTCTTAGTGGCATAGTCAAAGGCGAACTTTGCGATCCGCTGAGATTTGGTTCGAGTGACAATCTTCAGGCACTCAATCACGCCCCTCGCACTCTGCGTAAGAGAGAAGCAGCTGGGTGACACTAGAAAAAAGGGAAGGAGCTGTGCCTCTCTCCCCCCTTCACCCCTGCCCTCTGCGATTTCTAGGGCCTCACCTCGTGTTCCAGAGAGCTGTACTCCCCT
The sequence above is a segment of the Orcinus orca chromosome 16, mOrcOrc1.1, whole genome shotgun sequence genome. Coding sequences within it:
- the NOP56 gene encoding nucleolar protein 56, giving the protein MVLLHVLFEHAVGYALLALKEVEEISLLLPQVEECVLNLGKFHNIVRLVAFCPFSSSQVALENANAVSEGVVHEDLRLLLETHLPSKKKKVLLGVGDPKIGAAIQEELGYNCQTGGVIAEILRGVRLHFHNLVKGLTDLSACKAQLGLGHSYSRAKVKFNVNRVDNMIIQSISLLDQLDKDINTFSMRVREWYGYHFPELVKIINDNATYCRLAQFIGNRRELNEEKLEKLEELTMDAAKAKAILDASRSSMGMDISAIDLINIESFSSRVVSLSEYRQSLHTYLRSKMSQVAPSLSALIGEAVGARLIAHAGSLTNLAKYPASTVQILGAEKALFRALKTRGNTPKYGLIFHSTFIGRAAAKNKGRISRYLANKCSIASRIDCFSEVPTSVFGEKLREQVEERLSFYETGEIPRKNLDVMKEAMVQAEEAAAEITRKLEKQEKKRLKKEKKRLAAIALASSENSSSTLEECEETSERPKKKKKQKPQEAPQENGMEDPSVSSKPKKKKSFPKEELVSDLEETAGSGSLTKRKKSFPKEEPDSDPEESGNKRVPKKKRKFSSKEEPLSSGPEEAAASKNSSSKKKKKLRKLSQEN
- the IDH3B gene encoding isocitrate dehydrogenase [NAD] subunit beta, mitochondrial isoform X2; this translates as MAALGGVRWVTRTLVAAPNPGAWRSLGTSAVAQAASRSQGEDMRVEGAFPVTMLPGDGVGPELMHAVKEVFKAASVPVEFQEHHLSEVQNMASEEKLEQVLSSMKENKVAIIGKIHTPMEYKGELASYDMRLRRKLDLFANVVHVKSLPGYKTRHNNLDLVIIREQTEGEYSSLEHESARGVIECLKIVTRTKSQRIAKFAFDYATKKGRGKVTAVHKANIMKLGDGLFLQCCEEVAELYPKIKFETMIIDNCCMQLVQNPYQFDVLVMPNLYGNIIDNLAAGLVGGAGVVPGESYSAEYAVFETGARHPFAQAVGRNIANPTAMLLSASNMLRHLNLEHHSNTIADAVKKVIKVGKVRTSHMGGYAICQDFTEAVIGALSNP
- the IDH3B gene encoding isocitrate dehydrogenase [NAD] subunit beta, mitochondrial isoform X1 produces the protein MAALGGVRWVTRTLVAAPNPGAWRSLGTSAVAQAASRSQGEDMRVEGAFPVTMLPGDGVGPELMHAVKEVFKAASVPVEFQEHHLSEVQNMASEEKLEQVLSSMKENKVAIIGKIHTPMEYKGELASYDMRLRRKLDLFANVVHVKSLPGYKTRHNNLDLVIIREQTEGEYSSLEHESARGVIECLKIVTRTKSQRIAKFAFDYATKKGRGKVTAVHKANIMKLGDGLFLQCCEEVAELYPKIKFETMIIDNCCMQLVQNPYQFDVLVMPNLYGNIIDNLAAGLVGGAGVVPGESYSAEYAVFETGARHPFAQAVGRNIANPTAMLLSASNMLRHLNLEHHSNTIADAVKKVIKVGKVRTRDMGGYSTTTDFIKSVIGHLHPYGG